Genomic DNA from Candidatus Komeilibacteria bacterium CG_4_10_14_0_2_um_filter_37_10:
CTAGTCCCAAGCTTAATTAAACTAAAAAGACACCTAAGTTAAGGTAAAATAATTAAATCCACTAATTATTAACCTAACAAAGATGTTTTACGGCCATTTTAAATCATTTCAAAGAAATGAACTATCGGCCCTACTCCGAGCCGGCTTAACACAGAAAGAAGCGGCTGAGCTATTAAACAAAACAGCTTCAGCTGTTTGTCAGGAATTAAAAAGAAACCCTGCGAACACTAAAACTGGTTATGATGCAGGGATAGCTAAAAAGAAAACTAAGGAGCGAAGAATAATAGCCAATCAAAGATTTAGAAAAATAGAAAATAATATTTGGTTAAGAAACTACATAATCAAAAAAATAAAGTCGTATTGGTCGCCGGAACAAATCAGTGGTCGCTTAAAAAGAAAATGGTCAGCTAATAAAAATAGGCATATTAACAAAGATAGTATCTATAAATTCATTTATGAGCATAGAAAAGACTTAGTTAAATATTTAAGGTGTCAGAAAGGTAAATACAGACGTCGTTATGGCACTATAATACGCGAAAAACAACGAGAAAAGTTAAAAAAGAGAAGAATAGATCAAAGACCTGTAATAGTTGAGAAAAGAAAAAGAATTGGTGATTGGGAAGGCGACACAATTGTCGGTCAAGAACGCGTTAAACAAATCTTAACGCATGTTGAAAGAAAAAGCGGAATAATCTTTGGCGACAAACTGGAATACTCAACCGCTGAGGAAACCAAAAATAAAACAATAAAGCGCTTCAATAAAATACCTGAAAACAAAAAATATACCCTTACCTATGATAATGACACAACCTTTTCAGAATATGAACTGATCGAAAGGAAAACAGGGGTAGAGATATTTTTCGCTCATCCTTATCATTCTTGGGAACGAGGAACAAATGAGAGTGCTAATGGATTATTGAGGCAGTTCTTTCCAAAGAAATCAGCTTTTGCTATGATAACGCAAGAACAAATTGATAAGGTTTGTTATCTGATCAACAATCGTCCAAGAAAAAGATTGAATTATCTTACTCCTAACGAAGTGTTTAACCGCCAACGATAATTAAGATTTGAAATAGAATTTAAGCTTCGACATTAGCCGACGAATTTATGGATATTTTTTACTTTTCTAATTTGAAAAAAAATGTTATAGTACTAGAGAAAAATGAATTTATCTATGAAGAAACACTATTACTTTGATTATGCTGCTACCACGCCAGTTGATGTGCGTGTAGTTAAGGCGATGGCCAAATATTGGTCCGATGATTTTGGTAATGCTTCATCAATTCATTGGTTTGGTCAGAGAGCTCGGGCTGCCGTTGAACAGGCTCGACAAACTATTGCTGATTATTTATATGTCCAGCCACACGAAATACTGTTTACTTCCGGTGCGACCGAGGGCGATAATTTAGCTATTAAGGGAGTAGTAGATTTTTATCGTCAATTATGGCTAGCGCAGAAGATTAATCAGCAACCCCATATTATTACCAGTTATATCGAGCACCCAGCAGTTATTGAATCGGGACTCAATTTGGAAAAAAAGGGATGTCAATTATCTTTAGTAAAACCAGGACTTAACGGCATTGTAAATGTTGTTGATATTATTAAGCAGATCAAAGACAATACAGTGTTAATTTCTTTGATGTATGTCAATAATGAAGTCGGTACTATTCAACCAGTAAAGGAATTAGGAAAACAATTATTAGCTATTAATAAAGAAAGAATTGATCGTCATTTTCCAAAAATATATTTTCACGTAGACGCTGTCCAAGCCTTAAATTATTGTAATTGTCGTCCCAAACACATTGAAGCTGATTTAATGACCTTTTCTGGTCATAAAATTTCTGGTCCCAAGGGAATTGGTTTTAATTTTATTAAAGAAAAAACACCACTCATTCGTCAACAAGACGGTGGATCGCAGGAAAGGGGAATAAGAGCTGGTACTTTTAACAGTAGCGGTATAGTAGGTTTAGCCACAGCCATTAAATTGCTCGGTAGTGAGCAAGAAAAGCGTATAAAAACTGTAAGTCAATATAAAAATCAGTTAATAACTACGATGCGTCAATACAAAAAGATTGGTTTCAACGGATCATTAACGGAAGCTATTCCCAGTACTTGTAATATAAGTTTTCCTAATTTTAGTTCTGAGGATTTGGTTATTAAGTTAGATTTAATGGGTCTAGCAGTATCTGCTGGCTCTGCCTGTGCAGCGGGTGCCATCAAAGTATCACCAGTATTACGAGCTATGGGTGTCCGAGAAGAACAGGCAAAAAAATCAATTCGTTTAAGTTGGGGTAAAGATACTACCAGTGAGGAATTTAAATACCTATTAAACTGTTTAAAAAAGATAGTTGCCGATGATAAAAATACTAAAAAATAAACACCATTTGCTTTCCGCCCTTTTTTTTATTCTGGCTGTTATTTGTAATTTCGCTGGTTTAGCTTATCTTTTATTTATTATTCATCCCAATAGTAATCAAGTACCCTTGCATTATAATATTTATTTTGGCATTGATCGGTACGGATCAGGTTGGCAGCTATACACACCTTTTTTATTTGGTTTATTATTGACATTAATTAATTTTTATTTGTGTTATCGTTGGTTAACAAAAAATGAAAAAATACGTTTATACGTAGCTATCATATCCTTGGTTATTAATATTATTATTATAGCCACTTGTTTTTCGTTAATTTACTATTATTACTAATAATATGGATCTTAATCTTTGGCCGATAATTAAAATTTTTGTGATAACGACAATAACTTTTACAACAGCAATGTTAGCAACGCCATTGTTAACACATTTTTTGTACAAATATCGTTTAGGTAAGGAGATTAGACCAGCGTCCAATGCTCCTATTTTTTATGAACATCATCAGCAAAAAAGTGGCACACCAACCATGGGTGGTATTATCATTTGGCTAGTCGTATTATTTTGGGCTTTACTTTTTTTCTTTTTAGCTAAATTTTTTTCTTTCAGTCTTTTTTATGATTTAAATTTTTTATCGCGCGCGCAAACATGGTTACCCCTCGGTGCTTTAATTGCTGCGGCCTTGATTGGGTTAGTTGATGATTTTTTCAATGTAAAAAAAATTGGACCCAATGGCGGAGGATTGCGCATGAAACATCGTTTGTTACTTTATACGATTATTGCTTTGGTTGCTGCTTACTGGTTTTATTTTAAATTAGATTGGGATTTATTACACTTGGCATTTCTCGGTACCTGGTCAGTTGGTTGGTGGTATATACCAATTATTACTCTCGTGATTGTCGCAACATCATTTTCTGTCAATGAGACAGACGGTTTGGATGGTCTGGCCGGAGGTGTTCTGGTCACTAATTTTGTGACCTTTGGCGCCATTGCCTTTATGCAAGGCAAGATTGAATTAGCTGTTTTGTGCGGCGCTATTGTCGGAGCTTTATTAGCTTTTTTGTGGTTTAATATTTCTCCCGCTAGATTTTTTATGGGTGATACTGGCGCGATGGCCCTGGGCGTTACTTTAGGAATTATTGCCATACTAACTAATTCTTTGTTTATTTTACCAATTACGGGAATTATTCTCGTATTAGAATCCTTATCCGTTATTATTCAAGTTTTATCCAAAAAAATAAGGGGAAAAAAAGTATTTCAATCGGCGCCGTGGCATCATCATTTAGAAGCAATTGGCTGGCCAGAATATAAGATAGTTATGCGTTTTTGGGTAGTTTCAGGCGTAGCTTCTGTCGTTGGTTTTGTGTTGTTTTTAATCGATTACTATATCTAAATTAATGATTGAAAAAAAGTATCTAGTAATGGGACTTGGTTTGCACGGTGGTGGCTTGGGTGTAGCTAAATGGCTAGCTGAACAAGGACACCCTGTTTTAATAACCGATTTAAAAAATCAACGGGAATTAGCTGCATCTTTAGCACCATTAAAAAAGTTTAAAAATATTACTTATCGATTAGGCCAACATCAGTTAAGCGATTTTCAAAACGCCGCAGTTGTGATTGCCAATCCCAGCGTCAGGCAAGATAATAAATATTTATTAGCAGCTAAAAAAGTAAAAGCTAAAATATACAACGATTTATCATTTTTTTTGACCCTATGCCCTTGTCCAGTTATTGGCATTACGGGTACCAAAGGTAAGAGTACGACAGCGACATTGATTTATCAGCTTCTAAAAACGGGACAAAAAAAGAAGGTTTATTTAGGAGGCAATATTCGTATTAGTCCTTTTTCTTTTTTGTCTAAATTAACAACCCAAGATCTAGTAGTGC
This window encodes:
- a CDS encoding cysteine desulfurase NifS → MNLSMKKHYYFDYAATTPVDVRVVKAMAKYWSDDFGNASSIHWFGQRARAAVEQARQTIADYLYVQPHEILFTSGATEGDNLAIKGVVDFYRQLWLAQKINQQPHIITSYIEHPAVIESGLNLEKKGCQLSLVKPGLNGIVNVVDIIKQIKDNTVLISLMYVNNEVGTIQPVKELGKQLLAINKERIDRHFPKIYFHVDAVQALNYCNCRPKHIEADLMTFSGHKISGPKGIGFNFIKEKTPLIRQQDGGSQERGIRAGTFNSSGIVGLATAIKLLGSEQEKRIKTVSQYKNQLITTMRQYKKIGFNGSLTEAIPSTCNISFPNFSSEDLVIKLDLMGLAVSAGSACAAGAIKVSPVLRAMGVREEQAKKSIRLSWGKDTTSEEFKYLLNCLKKIVADDKNTKK
- the mraY gene encoding phospho-N-acetylmuramoyl-pentapeptide-transferase; the protein is MDLNLWPIIKIFVITTITFTTAMLATPLLTHFLYKYRLGKEIRPASNAPIFYEHHQQKSGTPTMGGIIIWLVVLFWALLFFFLAKFFSFSLFYDLNFLSRAQTWLPLGALIAAALIGLVDDFFNVKKIGPNGGGLRMKHRLLLYTIIALVAAYWFYFKLDWDLLHLAFLGTWSVGWWYIPIITLVIVATSFSVNETDGLDGLAGGVLVTNFVTFGAIAFMQGKIELAVLCGAIVGALLAFLWFNISPARFFMGDTGAMALGVTLGIIAILTNSLFILPITGIILVLESLSVIIQVLSKKIRGKKVFQSAPWHHHLEAIGWPEYKIVMRFWVVSGVASVVGFVLFLIDYYI